In a genomic window of Streptomyces sp. NBC_01231:
- a CDS encoding YciI family protein: protein MAKYMVMVQGTQADYEAMRGKTTEGSPAWNEQDLQAMYAHMGAINEHLSETGELVDAQGLAEPARIRTVTLGEDGKAVITDAPYSETNELMAGYWVVECASLDRVTEIADRVTRCPQPEGAPVHPVVIRPIMDGAEDVG from the coding sequence ATGGCGAAGTACATGGTCATGGTGCAGGGCACCCAGGCGGACTACGAGGCGATGCGCGGCAAGACGACCGAGGGCTCCCCGGCCTGGAACGAACAGGACCTCCAGGCGATGTACGCCCACATGGGCGCGATCAACGAGCACCTCTCCGAGACCGGTGAGCTCGTGGACGCACAGGGCCTGGCCGAGCCGGCGCGGATCCGCACGGTCACGCTCGGCGAGGACGGCAAGGCAGTGATCACCGACGCACCGTACAGCGAGACCAACGAGTTGATGGCGGGCTACTGGGTGGTGGAGTGCGCGAGCCTGGACCGGGTCACGGAGATCGCCGACCGTGTCACCCGCTGCCCCCAGCCCGAGGGCGCTCCCGTCCACCCGGTGGTGATCCGGCCCATCATGGACGGCGCCGAGGATGTCGGCTGA